DNA sequence from the Pseudomonas tritici genome:
GCTTTACCTTGCTCGACGAGCTGCCCACCCCGTATGACTACGATTACTTCATCTGGAAAGGCGTCGAACCCGACCTGCACCCCTACGGCGCCTGCTACCACGACCTGCACGACAAGCTGTCCACCGGCGTGATCGAGTACCTGAACGCCAGAGGCGTCAGGCGTGTGATCGTCGGCGGCCTGGCCTTGGACTACTGCGTCAAGACCACCGCGTTGCAACTGCTCAAGGCCGGCCTGGAAGTGGTCCTGCACCTGCCGGCGTGCCGGGGTATTACCGAGGAGGGCGGCGTACAGGCCGTCAATGCGTTGCTCAAAGCCGGTGCCGTCATCAGCAGCACCCGCGAAGAACTGGCCGCGATGGCCGCGCGTTAAGGAGACACACCATGGAAAGTGCATACGACTACGAATCCCCGGTGATCCAGGGTTTGCTCGACACCGACTACTACACCTTCACCATGATGCAGGCGGTGTTGCACCAGCACCCCAATGTCGATGTGGAATACAACTTCATCGTCCGGTCCAAGGAAAAGCTCGGCCACTTGATCCCGCAACTGCGCGACGAGCTGGAGAAGCTCGCCGGCCTGCAGATGCGTGAGGGCGAGCTGCGCTTCTTGTTCAACCCGCGTTTTCGTGAGTACCTCACGCCGGATTACGAGCGCTTTCTCGGCCTGTTCCGCTTCAACCTGCGTTATATCCACGTCAGTGAGGTCGACGGCCAACTCAACATCCGCGTGGTCGGCCCGATGCTGCATTGCATCATGTTCGAGCAACCGGTACTGGCGCTGGTCAGCGAGCTGCGCAACCGCGATAAATACCCCGACGTGACCCTGGAAGACATCACCCGCAAGCTCTACCAGAAGTTCGACTGGCTGGAGAAAAACCTCAGCCGCGACGAGCTGGCCGACTTGCGCGTCTCCGATTTTTCCACCCGCCGGCGCCTGTCGTTCAAGGCCCAGCGCGAAGTGGTCGACATCATGCGCCGCGACTTCCCCGGCCAGTTCGTCGGCACCAGCAACGCGCACCTGGCCTACGAATTCGACCTGCCGCTGATCGGCACCATGGCCCACCAGTGGATGATGGTGCACCAGCAACTGGGCCGGCTGCGCGAAAGCCAGAACGCCGGCCTGGAAAACTGGGTGCGTGAATACCGCGGCCGCTTGGGTATTGCCTTGACCGACACCATCAGCACCGACTTTTTCCTCAAGGATTTTGACCTGTACTTCGCCAAACTGTATGACGGGCTGCGCCAGGACTCCGGCGACCCCATCGTCTGGGCCGACAAAGTCCTGGCCCGCTACAAGCAACTGGGCATCGACCCGATGACCAAGGACCTGATGTTTTCCGATGGCCTGAACTTCGAAAAATGCTTGCCGATATTGCGCCACGTGCGCGGCAAGGCCAAGTTCGGTTTCGGCATGGGCACCAGCCTGGCCTGCGATGTGGAAGGCGTCGAACCGCTGAGCATCGTGATGAAACTGGTGCGGGTGCACGGTGAGCCGGTGGTGAAGTTCTCGGATGACCCGATCAAGAATGTCTGCGAAGACCCCTCGTTTTTGCAGTACGCGGCAAAGGTGTTCAATGTCGGCAGCGTGGAGGTGTGACATGCAAAATCGTATCGCGCAGGAACTGAATATCAATCGGCAACTGGTCAAGGGCGGTGAAGCCAAGGAAATTCAACGGCGCATCGACTTCATCAAGACCACCTTGCGCAGCTCCGGCTGCAAGGCCCTGGTGCTGGGCATCAGTGGCGGCGTCGATTCCCTCACCGCCGGCCGCCTGTGCCAACTGGCAGTCGAGCAGTTGCGGGCCGAGGGCTACGCCTCACGCTTTGTCGCCATGCGCCTGCCCTATAAAACTCAGGCAGACGAAAGCGACGCCCAGGCCTCCCTGGATTTCATCACCCCGGACCACACCGAAACGCTGAACATCGCCGCCAGTGTCGACGGCCTGATGGCCAGCCTGACCGCTACCGAAGCCAACGCCAGCCAAGTTGACTTCATCAAAGGCAACGTCAAGGCGCGCACACGGATGATTGCCCAGTACGCTGTAGCCAATCTGCACAACGGCCTGGTGGTCGGCACCGACCACGGCGCCGAAGCACTGATGGGTTTTTTCACCAAATTCGGCGACGGTGCTTGTGATCTGGCACCGCTGTCGGGCCTGACCAAAACCCAAGTGCGCTTACTGGCCAGCGCCCTCGGCGCGCCGGACAACCTGGTGCATAAACATCCCACCGCCGATCTCGAAGAGCTGGCGCCGGGCAAACTGGATGAACACGCCTACGGCTGCACGTATGCAGAGATCGATGCCTACCTGATGGGCGAACCGGTGAGTGAGCACGTGAGGTCGATTGTCGAGGGGGCGTACAGCAAGACAGCACACAAACGCTCGCTGCCTATCACCCCCGCGTGATCGTTCCCCAAACAACTAAGATCCACCGTGGGCGCTGGCGTGCCTGGGATAGCGGTGGGTCAGCGAACAGTCATGCTTCCTACCGGTGAAAATCGCTCCCCAGCCGTCCGCGGGAACTGTTTTTCCGCTCATGACCACAGATGGAATGTTGATCCAGCGCCCAGTCGGTTGGGGTTGGCAGTTATCGATTCCAGTATCTGAGGTCTTGCTATGTCCTATGTAAATCTTCGTCAGGAAACACCTTATTGCGGTGATTTCAGCCCTCGCTGCGAGCAACCCAAGGCTACCTCTGATAATGCTGGTTGGCGTGCACCCAACTCAGTGGTTGCGCGGGACTTCGCTAGAAACTTCGATTACTTCCAGAGTGCTGACAGCGGGTTTGTGACGCAGAAATCCCTTCAGAACGCGGCTAACCGCCCACTGACCGGAAATCCGTTTCATGATCAGATGACGTTTTTGGCAAGGGAGATTCTCCAACGGCCTGAATTGAACGCCATGCTTGACGGAATCAACCATGGCGGTTCATCAGATGGGTTAATCAGCAAGGGCGACGTGGACCGGACCGTTGCTCACATCGATCAGCAAGAAGCACCTCCCATGCGGGAATTTCCAGGGCGGTACAGCGGCGCCATGCAGCGCCAGCGCCTCGAAAACCAATATGCACCTCAGGCTGATTGGCAACAGCCAATCATGTCTGCACCGCACTACGCTAATGAAAACCAATGGGATGGCTCAATGTCAGCGTCGGGGCAGCGTCCTTATGCGAACGACAGCAAGCAAGATCTTCTCAACAAGATACTGGCGCGTTTCAGTTCATTTGAAGATCCAAACTCCCCGGGTTTGATCACCGACAAATCACTCACTGCGGTTGCCAGCGGTTATCACTTGGATGGTCGGCCCGCCACGAGAGCCGAGATGGCGTTGGCCAATGAGCTGCTTGAGCGCGGTGAGGTGTTCAAGGAACTTGATCAAAGCGGCACGGGCGTTCTTGATGGGGCGTTCTCCAGGGATAACCTGGCCTACTCGTCGGACAAGTACCGGAATATGGATAACCACGACCTGATTCAGGGCATAAAGGATAACTTCAGGCAGTTCACCGCTGGCACAAACGACGACTACATTAACGTCAATGAGTTGAAGGAGGCTGCTGGAGTTATTCCGTCGAATCGAATGTTCAGCCCAGAAGCACAGCAACTTGCGGCTGAGCTGCTCAAGCGTCCCGGACTGTTGCGCGAGCTGGATATTGGGACTAACAGCCAGGGCGGGGTGGGCTACGAGGACAATCGTTTCGATATGGCTAACATCGACTACATACTCAATAACGGGCACGCGCCGGCCTGAGCCAGAGTGAACAACTGCCCCACGGCGGCCACAAAAAAGCACGGGGTTTGAGACGACGGTATTTTTGTAGTGAGCGGGCGTGCCCTAATGCCAGTCAGTCAAGGGCGAAGATGTACCTGTGGCGGGGGAGTTTTGCCGCTCTTCCGACTTCTAAACTGACTGCATTAGGGCACGCCCGGCCACTACAAAGGTCATGTTCAGAATCCCGTCCCTTAACTGATGGGATCCACTTACGGTATAACCTTCGGACGCTTTAGTTATCCGAGGCCCCGTTTTTCATGCAAAGCCCCTTGCAACGTCCGCTCTGGCAGATCTACCTGATCTTTCTGGCACCGATGGTGCTGTCCAACTTCCTGCAAAGCTTTTCCGGCACCCTCAATGGTATCTACGTCGGTCAAATGCTCGGCACCCAGGCGCTGGCAGCGGTGTCGGGGATGTTTCCCATCGTGTTTTTCTTTATCGCCCTGGTGATTGGCCTGGGGGCGGGTGCCTCGGTGTTGATCGGCCAGGCCTGGGGCGCCCAGGAAACAGGGATGGTCAAGGCGATTACCGGCGCCACCCTGACCCTGGGGGCGCTGGTAGGTATGATCGCCGCAGTGCTGGGCAGCCTGTTTGCGCGCTCGGCCTTGCAGGCGTTGGGCACGCCGATTGATGTGCTCGACGATGCGGTCGGTTATGCCCAGAAAATGATGCTGATCATGCCGTTGCTGCTGGTGTTCATTCTCTACACCCAATTGCTGCGTGGCGTCAGCGATACGATCTCGCCGCTGCTGGCACTGATGGTCTCGACCCTGGTCGGCCTGCTGCTGACCCCGGCGCTGATTCGCGGCTGGATCGGCTTGCCGCCCATGGGTATCCAGAGCGCGGTATATGCCGGACTGGTAGGCAACGCCCTGGCAATGCTGTTTTTGATCTTGCGGCTGCGCCATAAAAACCATGTGATGGCGCCGGATCGCGAACTGCTCGCGGCCTTACGCCTGGACCGCGTGATTTTAGGAAAGGTCCTGCGCATAGGCCTGCCTACCGGCTTACAGATGGTGGTGCTGTCGCTGTCAGAATTGGTCATTCTCGCCCTGGTTAACGGTCATGGCTCCCAGGCCACCGCGGCGTATGGCGCGGTGACGCAAATCGTCAACTATGTGCAGTTTCCGGCACTGTCGATTGCCATCACCGCATCAATCCTCGGTGCGCAGGCCATTGGCGCCGGGCGCCTGGAACGCATTGGGCCGATCCTGCGCACGGGCTTGTTGATCAACACCTGCCTCACCGGCGGCCTGATTGTGCTGGGTTATGTGCTGTCCCACTGGTTACTCGGCCTGTTCATCACCGACGACGCGGCACGGATCAACGCCGAACACCTGCTGCACATCATGTTGTGGAGCATCCTAGTATTCGGCTTCCAAGCTGTGATCGGCGGGATCATGCGCGCCAGTGGCGTGGTGCTGATGCCGGTCGCGATCTCGATCTTCTGCGTGCTCTGCGTCGAGTTGCCGATTGCTTACCTGTTCAATGCCCACTTCGGCCTGGAAGGGGTGTGGATGGCGTTTCCGGTGACTTACCTGGCAATGCTGGCATTGCAGGCCGCGTATTACCGGTTGGTCTGGCGGCATAAGCAGATCAAGCGGCTGGTGTGAGGTACAGGCCTCGCAGCAACAGCTCCAGGCCCTGCAAGCCCTGCTCCAGTCGCTCGCCGGGGTGTTCATCGCGGGCGATCCATAGGGCGGTGTTGACCAGGCTGCCATTGATCAATTGCGCCAGCGCGACGCTCGGGGCCTGGTGGATGAGACCGGCCTGCATCAGGGCCTCCAGCAGTTGGCGCAATGATTCAACACACTGTTGCTGAGAGCCGGTATCACCCAATACGGCCGGCGCATCCTGCAACACAATGCGCTGTATTTCATTCTCCTGAGCCATGCGCAAGTAGGCGCGGCAGCGTTCGCAAAAACCACTCCAGGGGTCTGCGGCCTCATCCGAAATGCGCTGCAAGCTGGCGTCCATCTCGCTGTCGAGTTGGGCAACTACCGCAGCCAAGAGCCCTTTTTTGTCACCAAAGTGGTGGTACAACGCACCGCGGGTCAGGCCAGCACGGGCGGTGAAATCATCCATCGAAGTGTTGGCATAACCTTGCAAGGCGAAGGCCTGGCGCGCGCTGGCGATCAGCCGGGCGCGGGTGTCTTCGATCATTTCAGCACGGGCTCGGCTCATGGTAGGACTCACAATGGGCAAGTGAAAGATTGACATACGCTGCGTATGTTACGCATGATTTGACACATACGCACCGTATGTATTTTGCCTTGAGCCTTGCAGATAGCAAGTTCCAGGGCAATCAGGAAGAGGTCAAGCAGGATGGCAAACCCTTACGCCGAGTTGTTCCAGGTCCCTGGCGCCCGAGCTTTTGTGCTGGCGGGTATGCTGGCGCGCATGCCGATATCGATGACAGGCATTGGCTTGATCACCATGCTCTCGCAGGTGCATGGCGGGTATGGTCTGGCGGGCTCGGTGGCGGCGGTATTTGCCTTGGCCACGGCATTTTGCGCGCCGCAGGTGTCCAGGCTGGTGGACCGCCATAGCCAAGGGCGAGTACTGCCGATTGCCGCGCTGATCGGCGGCGGGGCGCTGCTGTTGTTGCTGCTGTGCACCCGCTTGCAGGCGCCGAACTGGATGCTGTTCCTGTTTGCCGCCTTGGCCGGGTGCATGCCAAACATGTCGGCCATGGTGCGGGCGCGGTGGACCGAGTTGTACCGCGGCCAGCCCAAGCTGCAAACCGCCTTTGCCCTGGAGTCGGTGCTGGATGAGGTGTGCTTCATCGTCGGCCCGCCGATTTCGGTGGGCCTGAGCGTGGTGCTGTTCCCGGAAGCGGGTCCGTTGGTGGCGGCGCTGTTGTTGGCGGTGGGCGTCACGACCTTTGTGTTGCAACGCGAGACAGAACCCCCTGTGCATGAGCATCAGGACCATCACGGCCGTTGGCTGATCGCTTCCCCCTCCGTGTTGATCCTGATGATCCTGCTGCTGGCCATGGGCGTGATCGTTGGCGTGGTGGATGTGGTCAGCGTCGCCTTTGCCCAGCATCAGGGCCAGCCGGCGGCGGCGAGCATTGTGCTGTCGGTATACGCCATTGGCTCGTGCCTGGCAGGGCTGGCGTTTGGCACCCTTAAACTCAAGGCCCCGTTGCCCCGGCAGTTCCTGTTCTGTGGCGTGGCTACGGCGTTGACCACCTTGCCATTGCTGCTGGTGACCAACATTCCTGGGCTTGCGGTGGCGATCTTTATTTCCGGGCTGTTCTTCGCTCCGACCCTGATCGTGGCCATGGCCCTGGTAGAGCAGATCGTGCCCGTCAGTCGCCTGACCGAAGGCATGACCTGGCTGATCACCGGCCTCAGCATTGGCGTGGCCATCGGCGCCGCCAGTTCCGGTTGGATGATCGACCACTTTGGCGCCACCAGCGGGTTCTGGGTCGCATTGGTGGCGGGGGCGGTGGTGCTGGGTTCCGCGGTGTTGGGGTCTCGGCGATTGGGGTAATCAGCCAAGCGCCGGGCAAGTATCTGCACTGTGATGCTGTAAAAATTCATTCAGTGCCTGGCGTGTCAGGTCATTGAGCGTCACTTTCTTGCGAGTCGCCGCCAGGGCCGCCGCCAAGTGCAGGTCATGGCCGACCCGGACATTAAAGGAGCCTTTGCAAGGCTTCTCCGGTGTATGCCCAAGGGTCTGGCAGGTGGTGAGATAGTCGTCCACTGCCTCACGAAATGCGGCGTCCAACTCGGCGACGGTTTTGCCTTCGTAGCTCACCAACGCCTTGATGAACAGAATCTTGCCGAACAGGCAGTTGTCTTCGAGGCTGGCTTCAATAGAGCCGATGTAGCCTTTGTGTTTCAGTTGGTTGTTCACTGAATCAGTTCTCCTGATTTCAATTGCTCGATGATCTGGCGCCGAATGTAGTGTTTCAGTTCGTTACCAGGGTGAGGCTTGTGCAAGGTGATCATTGCACTGGGGTCACCGATGTCGAATTTGACGCGGCTTCCAGCCCCTTCAATCTGTGTGTAGCCGAGCCGACGCAGCAGCGTGACGAGTTCGGGCCAGGTAAATGCCATGTGCTCGTTGAGCAGTTTGGCGAGCAGCTTTTCATTTTTGGACACGGCGTTCCCTGCGTGTAACTAAATGTAGTTGCAAAAAGTGGGGTCCGTCAATGCTAGCTCGGGTTCGTGTGGTCTTCCTGAGATTGATGTAACCCCTGATGACACCTCGCGCCACGCCGCCCATCCCCCGCTAATTTTTCCCTCTCCGGTTCGTTTTATAGGGACGACGTGCCTTTGTGCTTCCTGCCTATTGCTCCGGACTCCAAGAAATGAATGCTGAAGACTCCTTGAAACTTGCTCGCCGGTTTATCGGGTTGCCCCTGGAAAAGCGCCAATTGTTCCTGCAGGCCTTGCAGAAAGAAGGCGTGGATTTTTCCCGGTTTCCGATTCCGGCAGGGGTGGCAGTGGAGGATCGCCAGGCGCCGTCCTACGCGCAGCAGCGCATGTGGTTTCTATGGCAATTGGATCCCGCCAGCGGCGCCTACAACCTGCCGGGTGCGGTGCGTCTGACGGGCGCGTTGAACCTGGGCGCACTTGAGCAGGCATTCGCCAGCTTGGTCGCGCGCCACGAAACATTGCGCACGGTGTTCCAGCGCCAGGCTGATGAGCGCCTGTTGCAGGTGGCGGCGCAAACGTCGTTAAGCGTCGAGCAACTCGATCTGAGCAATCTGGCCCACGCTGAGCGCGAACAGGCCGTCAACGAAGCGGCGACCCGTCAATCGCTGCTGCCGTTCGACCTGGAAAACGGCCCGCTGCTGCGCATGCAATTGCTCAAGCTCGATGCCCAGGAACACGTATTGCTGTTGACCTTGCACCACATCGTTTCTGACGGCTGGTCGATGAACGTGCTGATCGATGAGTTCATCCGCTGCTACGACGCCCATGAGCGTGATGAAACCCCGCAATTGCCGGCCTTGCCGATCCAGTACAGCGACTACGCCCTGTGGCAACGCCGCTGGCTGGAGGCCGGCGAACAGGCTCGCCAACTGGACTACTGGCAGGCGCGCCTGGGCGATGAGCATCCGGTGCTGGAACTGCCCACGGACCGCCCGCGCCCGGCCATGCCGAGCTACCAAGGCACGCGCTATAACTTCGCAATCGGCCCGCAGTTGGCGACACAACTGCGCACTTGCGCACAAAAACACAACGTCACCCTGTTCATGCTGTTGCTCGGTGCTTTCAACGTGCTCCTGCATCGCTACACCGGGCAAGGCGACATCCGCGTTGGCGTGCCCATTGCCAACCGCAACCGGACTGAAGTCGAAGGGTTGATCGGCTTTTTCGTCAACACCCAAGTCTTGCGCACCGAATTGACCGGGCAAACCCGCATCAATGAACTGCTGCAAGGCATCAAAGAGCATGCCTTGGGTGCGCAGGCCCATCAGGATCTGCCGTTCGAGCGTCTGGTAGAAGCCCTCAAGGTCGAGCGCAGCCTGAGCCATACGCCGCTGTTCCAAGTGATGTACAACCACCAGCCGGTGGTCGCCGACATCGCAAGCGTCAGCACCGCCTCCGGCCTGGAGCTGGCGCTGGTGGAATGGCAAGGCCGCACCACCCAGTTCGACCTGACCCTCGATACCTATGAAAAGTCCGGCACACTGCACGCCGCGCTGACCTACGCCAATGACCTGTTCGACGCGTCGTCTATCCAGCGCATGGCCGCGCACTGGATCAGCCTGTTGCAGTCCATGGTGGGCGACGGTGAGCAGCGCATCGGTGAATTGCCGATGCTGGCCGCGCATGAACAGCAGGTGTTGATCCAAACCTGGAACCGGACCGACGAGGCATATCCGACTGAGCGCGGCATTCATCACCTGATCGAAGACCAGGTACGGGCCACGCCCGATGCGCCGGCGCTGGTGTTTGGCGCTGCCACGCTGACTTACGCTCAGTTGGATGCGCGTGCAAACCAACTGGCGCATGCCCTGCGCGCGAAGGGCGTTGGCCCCGACGCCCTGGTGGGGATTTGCGTCGAGCGTTCCATCGAAATGGTGGTCGGTCTGCTGGCGATTCTCAAGGCGGGTGGCGCCTACCTCCCGCTGGACCCCGAATACCCCCCGGAACGCCTGGCCTACATGGTCGAGGACAGCGGCATCCAGTTGTTGCTCAGCCAGCGTAGCCTGTTGCCGTTGCTGCCTGCCGATGGCATTCAGGTGATTGCCCTGGACCAGCCCGCCGGCTGGCTCGATGGCTACCGTACTGAATCGCCAAACGTCAGCCTGCACGCGTTGAACCTGGCCTACGTGATCTACACCTCCGGCTCCACTGGCAAGCCCAAGGGCGCCGGCAACAGCCATCGTGCGCTGGTCAATAGGCTGTGCTGGATGCAGCAGGCCTATGGCTTGGACGCCAGCGATGCGGTCCTGCAGAAAACGCCTTTCAGCTTCGACGTCTCGGTGTGGGAATTCTTCTGGCCGCTGATGACCGGTGCACGCCTGGTAGTCGCAATGCCGGGCGAACACCGCGAGCCGGCTCGTCTGATCGAGACCATCAGGCAACACCGCATCACTACGCTGCACTTCGTGCCGTCGATGCTCCAAGCGTTTATCCATGAGCCAGGTGTGCAGTCTTGCATCAGCCTGCAACGTATCGTCTGCAGCGGCGAAGCCTTGCCACTGGACGCGCAGTTGCACGTGTTCGCCAAATTGCCCCAGGCCGGGTTGTTCAATCTCTACGGCCCGACCGAAGCGGCCATCGACGTTACCCACTGGACCTGCGTCGACGAAGGCGCCGACAGCGTGCCCATTGGTCGGCCCATCGCCAACCTCGGCACCTATGTGCTCGACGCCCAGCTCAACCCTGTTCCCACGGGCGTCAGCGGCGAGCTGTACCTGGGCGGCACTGGCCTGGCGCGCAGTTACCATCGGCGGCCGGCGCTCACCGCCGAGCGTTTTGTGCCGAGCCCCTTCGGTGAAGGCGCACGCCTTTACCGCACCGGCGACCGCGTGCGCCAGCGGGCCGACGGGGTAATCGAATACCTTGGCCGCCTCGATCACCAGGTCAAGTTGCGCGGCCTGCGGATCGAGCTGGGTGAAATCGAGGCGCGCCTTATGCAGCACCCATCGGTGCGTGAAGCCGTCGTGCTGGTGCAGGGCGGCAAGCAGTTGGTGGCCTATCTAGTGTTGGAAGGCGCAGCGCCGCGCGACCTCAAGGCCTGGTTGCTCAGCAGCCTGCCGGAATACATGGTGCCCACCCACATGGTGCCCCTGGACAAGTTGCCGGTGACTGCCAACGGCAAGCTTGACCGCAAAGCCTTGCCATTGCCGGACGCCACCCCACAGCAGGCCTATGTCGCGCCGGAAAATGACCTGCAAAAAGCCTTGGCGGCGATCTGGAGTGATGTGCTTGGCACGCCGCAGATCGGCCTGGAAGACAATTTCTTCGAACTGGGCGGCGACTCGATCATCTCCATCCAGGTGGTCAGCCGTGCGCGCCAGGCGGGCATACGCCTCAGCCCGCGGGATTTGTTCCAATACCAGAGCGTGCGCAGCCTGGCGCTGGTGGCCGCCTTTGAGCAGGCAACCGTTATCGAACAAGGGCCAGTCACCGGCGAGGTGATCCTCACTCCTGTGCAGCACAGCTTCTTCGAGCAGGCGATCCCGGCGCGTGAGCATTGGAACCAGTCATTGCTGCTGACCCCGCGCGAAACCCTGGAGCCCGCGCGCCTTGCAGCAGCCTTGACCCAGTTGATCAACCACCACGACGCCCTGCGCCTGCGCTTTGTGCAACAGGCCGAAGGCTGGCAGCAAACCCATGCCGAGCCGGTGACAACCCCCGAGTTGTGGCAAGCCAACGTCGCTGACGACGCCGAGTTGGCCGCACTTTGCGATAGCGCCCAGCGCAGTCTCAATCTTGAACACGGACCACTGGTACGCGCGGTCCTGGTCGCGATGGCCGATGGTACCCAGCGCCTGCTGCTGATGATCCATCACCTAGTGGTGGATGGCGTGTCGTGGCGCATCCTGCTTGAAGATTTGCAACAGGCTTACCGCAACGCCGCACTGCCGCCCAAGACCAGCGCCTACCAGCGGTGGGCGCAGCAATTGCAGGCCCATGCGCAGACGCTGGACGACCAACTGCCGTATTGGCAGGCACAGACTGCGAGCGCCGACTTGCCGTGCGACAACCCTCAGGGTGGCCTGCAGAACCGTCTGGGCAGCAAGCTGGAAATCCGCCTCAGTGCCGATTACACACGCCAACTCCTGCAAGACGCCCCGGCGGCCTATCGCACCCAGGTCAACGACCTGTTGCTGACCGCACTGGCGCGCGTCATCAGCCGTTGGAGCGAGCAACCCGCCGCACTGATCCAACTGGAAGGGCATGGCCGCGAAGACCTGTTCGACACAGTCGACCTGAGCCGCACGGTTGGCTGGTTCACCAGCTTATTTCCCGTACGCCTGCAAGCCGACGGCGAACTGTCGAGTGCGATCAAGTCGGTGAAGGAGCAGCTGCGCGCCGTGCCGCACAAAGGAATCGGCTACGGCCTGTTGCGCTACCTTGGCGCGCCTGACGCCCGCGAGGCCTTGTCAGGCCTGGCCGCGCCGCGCATCACCTTCAACTACCTGGGCCAGTTCGACCGCCAGTTCAACGAATCGGCGCTGTTCGTTCCGGCGACCCAGGGCAGCGGCCAGGCCCAGGACCCTGAAGCGCCGTTGGCCAACTGGCTGACGGTGGAAGGGCAGGTGTACGGCGGTGAATTGGCCCTGCAGTGGGGCTTCAGCCGCGAGATGTTTGAGGTGTCGACCATTCAGCGCCTGGTGGATGACTACCAGCAGGAGCTGCTGGCGCTGATCGAACATTGCGTCGACCCGCAACAGGGCGGCCTGACCCCCGCCGACGTGCCGTTGACCCGCCTGACCCAGCCACAGTTGGACGATTTGGCCTTGCCATGCCGGGGCGTGCAGGACCTGTATCCGCTGTCGCCCATGCAACAAGGCATGCTGTTTCACAGCCTGTACCAGCAGGGGCAGGACGACATTTACGTCAGCCAATTACGCGCTGATATCCAGGGCCTGGATGTGCCACGTTTCCAACGTGCCTGGGCGCAGGTGCTGGCGCGGCATGACATGCTGCGCACCGGGTTTGTCTGGCAGGACGCGCAGACGCAGCCGTTGCAAGCGGTCTACCGCGATGCCGTGTTGCCGTTCGCCGAATACGACTGGCAGGCGCGCCCCGACCAGCAAGCGGCACTCGACGCATTGAGCGAGGCCACACGGGCACAAGGGTTTGTGCTGGAACGGGCGCCGCTGCTGAGCCTGAAACTGGTGCGTACCGGTGCCGAGCGTTTTCATCTGATCTATACCAACCACCACATCCTGCTGGACGGTTGGAGCCGTGCCCAGCTGTTTGGCGAAGTCTTGCAGCATTACGCCGGCCAGCCGTTGCCGGCGATCCAGGGGCATTACCGCGACTATATCGCCTGGTTGCAGGCGCAGGATGTGGCGGCCAGCGAGGTGTTCTGGAAAAGCCAATTGGCGGCGCTGCAAACGCCGACGCGTCTGGCGCGTGGCGTATCGACGCATCCTTCGTCGAGCAAAGGCACGCTGCATCTGGCCCTCGATCAGGCGCAGACCGCGCAACTCAGGGCATTTGCCCTGGCGCACAAGGTCACCCTCAATACCGTGGTTCAAGCCGCCTGGCTACTATTGCTGCAACGTCAGACCGGCCAGGACACGGTCGCCTTCGGCGCCACCGTTTCCGGTCGGCCAGCGGGGTTGCAGGGC
Encoded proteins:
- a CDS encoding type II toxin-antitoxin system HicA family toxin, with amino-acid sequence MSKNEKLLAKLLNEHMAFTWPELVTLLRRLGYTQIEGAGSRVKFDIGDPSAMITLHKPHPGNELKHYIRRQIIEQLKSGELIQ